The Arctopsyche grandis isolate Sample6627 chromosome 12, ASM5162203v2, whole genome shotgun sequence genome includes the window tttttaattgtaatttaatgtaatttatttaaagttttttattattgagcaagtaataaaataaagtttttggaATTTATAAACCTGtagtcattttattttaaaaaataattaattaaaataaatataaatacgtatataaaaaaaatgtttcgtgccactgatgcgctgtcGGCTcacagaaagtattgaaatacgacaattaatgacgacaacaacgatcgacgtagcaatcttcgccgatttcaaaacaacgatttatcgttgttgtagcagtcaaagggttaagtcgctggtggccgcagtaaacTCCACTAGTGGCCACATTTGAGAACCACTGGTCTAGGCACTTAAAGgcctggcgagtctattgtttacgcacgcactcacCTAGGTTTGTGAGAACTCCAGCCTATCGTTTGTTCGGgaacttactgagtcccgttagcctaatccggtgTCTCTATTGTTTACCcatgaatgcacttagacagtggatactctctcatgTTACACATGTATAAACAAAAACGTCACTGTGGGCATTTGAGTAGTTAATCATGAGACCTTATTGCATGCATCATGATAAATACATCGATAATATTGTATACAGATAAAAACTCACCAATTCACTACAGTAAAACGTTCCTGCGTTGGTCTCCGCTACTAAACTTATACCATAACCAGGACTTTTGCCAGCGATAGCTCCTCGGCACTGATCCGTATTGATATAAACATCAGGTAAAAATTTCAACATAACCTAAATAAAAgcaacaaaattaataaacaaatattaaataagacaGTAGCCTACAATACAAATAATTACCCCTTTTGAAGATTCTACTATTCTATTAGCAATAGCTGGAGATACTCTAAGAGCGTATACTACTCCTCTAATACGTTTAACAAGACCCCAACTATTCCATTGTAAGGGGCGTAGTAATCTTCTTACAGGACAAGTAAAGTGAACTTCTCCCCCGCCATGAGGAGGTGCTCCTGGAATATATTTGCAtacaaaatatagaaataacaaaaaaatatatgcaatacAAACAAGACACGTAAAGAATGAAACATACCTCGTTTATTAATCTTCAAAGAGAGTCCATCGTCGACTAAAATGAACTTTAAAAGTATCGGAAAAGCGGCAGCTTTCACTTTATCAACAGATACATCATTTGACGATTGAGTTATACCACGCAGTGTTACATTAATAGGTTCTTTACAAAAAGGTCCTAAGGCGATCAATGTTTCCAAATAATAGCCTatgcaaatacaaatataattagtAAAATACGGTTTAAGatggttttaatataataaatatgcaatTAGAATACCGATTCCCCGCTGCGTGCAGCATTCATGTGTGAACTGCCCACCGATTAGGATTCCGGGATGGTAGTATAGAGATGTCCCAGTTTCGCCCAATTCGACTTTGGTGCCATTGGTGATTTTGTCGAATAGACGTATCAGATTGATTTCGAACTCTCTCAAGCCGGGCTCGTCGTCTGTGCTTCGAATGTCGATGATTTTAATGGGCTTCCCGCTCAATGTGGAAAGTAATAGTCTTTGGCGTAAGAAATTACAGCCTCTGTACGTGAAAAGATTGTTTTCTCGCGCTATTGCCGGCATTTTGTATGTTTTAAGGTACTTATGAATGGTACCATTCACGCGAAATTGACTTGTGTTGATTAACTTTGAGGTTATGCTGCAACTCTAGTTGACAGTCGAAGGTACACGTGAAGTTTGACAGATCCAGTGCTGCCAGGTGgtatgaatttaatatataaacagaTGCTTTAACGTGCatgtgtgtaatattttttttattgaattttaatgcatttttcgttttattaataCTCCGTTTAAGAATAAGCCACTTAAtctatatacaaaaattatttttatagtcaCCACAATATTGACACTTaccttctttatttattttttgcaattcaCCTCTCCTCACTGTTATAATAAAGGCAACAGGTGGAAATTGCAGagcagtattttatatatagcaAAAATCCATCAATCGAAACCTAACCACGCGAAATATCGTACTAACGATAATCGTATCTataaaatattccgtattcgcgatttttgtggccaCGATTGTagtgcgcgcgatcgcaatttgcgcaataatccgtttacctcaGATCACATGTAATTTAGCCGGTATGTACAGATGTTCGTTAAAATTGGCTGATTGTTAGGTATCGCCATGAAAAGTAtcgcaaataaaaaaatagcaaaatattGTAATGCTATATGGGGTAAGTTACAATTATTCTGGGTTGAGACATCACGAATTTGAGTTTTTGTTTGGGATTGATCATTGGATTGGATATTGAGTAGTTTTTACCTCACCCTTGATCCTATTCGCTATTAACTGTTAATTTACCAAACTTAGATGTCACATTGATATTTGTTTACTTATAGCGATAACATTGATTTGAAAATCTGCCTCAATCAATTTATAATCTGAATTAAATATACTTAACAGATTTTGGTTAGCCTATTGTGACGGCCTCAACTAAttccgttatttatttattacttaggccttacaagtaaaccccaaggccttacaggtaaaccccaatgcgccttcctggccaattacaaattacaattacaatgcagcatttttatacaagtcgttgaatcacaagacactgaaaaactggcaaattaacgagacatgaatgaattgtacatcaattttattgtacattaatcaaatagtgttgacatagtaggtatgaaagatttttagccaatttttttaaacgggaaccgtttcaacaatgaaatcagagaaaattggcaaactctgataggaaacgatcgacctggagtcacaaatatccaagtctgaccagcagcactacatatgtatgtactcagaaaaatacttttaaatcgaggtcagctcatgggatcgaacccggcacctctcgacgctaagcagaagcttaacgaccgagctatgctgctagctaagggccgggccgcaccgtgcgacttgcgagttacatggttgagggcgaccagaccaatgcgtgcaggtagatgggacatgccacacccgtcaacttgtttgtcgcacacatttccatacattttttcgtgtcgcgcaactagtcggccgacaaagttgcacggtgcggcccggctctAAAGGTAAGATTCCACCAAAATAGTGTGTAgcacatttttttacaaacattttGTGCAAAACTACAGCACAACATGTACTAGCTAGTACCGCGTTTAGCCTCTGTCTCCACCGGCAATGCTGTGTGTAACTTTTGTAAGCGCACAGTGTTGCACAACTTGTGCACGAACATGTTCACTGAGCAAGATTTTCTGCCGACAGTTGCTAATATAGCGTGCGCGACGCGTCACGAattgcgtagttatggaaacAAGAAATTTGTTGTCAAAGGGcgattctattaatattacatttctctgcgtAAAAAGCATAATATTAAGTAATCAAAGAAGAGGtttgaaaatacaaataaaaaaaacttacctGTTCATTTACTTTGTCTTGTGAGTTCATGGTGGCGTTCGGTTCGTCCCTTCCATGAAAGAAGAGACAGAGGCTAAACGCAATACCAGCTAGTACGTGTTGTGCTGTAGTTTTGCACAAAATGTTTGTAAACAAATGTGCTACACACTATTTTGGTGGGATCTTACCTTAACACTTTCAATGCTGAGCTAGAATCCGTGCTatgctgatattttataaaatagctctGTCTCACAAATGTTTTGACAGTGTGGAAGTCTAGACATTTCTTGGAAGGCGCGTCTACCTGAATCTTGCATAAAGCACGCTAtacagtacctacatatatttattcattattttcgctagtatcatcttcttcattattattaaaatgcaaagccctctgaatcaaaaaaaatctatcaCGAGACATAAATTGGGAGAATGTGGTGAGgttgaataaataatgttttttccaATAATCACTTTGACGATTCAATCGTATGGTCCCCATGTGTAGCAAAAGTCCTAGCCAAATTTCAAATTCGTCGACTGTTATATCTTTCCAGCGTGCTATACGGCTATGCTCACAATTCGATCTAGTTAATATTTCTACTGCATATAAATTGCTTTTTTCAATCACGAGATTATAAAATTCCtgatctaataataaattttaaaaatctatgGGTTCGTTTCCCTGAATAGCAACTTTAATCCCTGGCCTCCCCGTAAAAGGAATCTCCTGACGCTGCATAGCTGTATTCGACCATGTCCTTGTAGATACGTAAGTCAAGTAGATACGTAATACATCAAGTAGATACGTAAGTCAAGTCGTGAAGTCTCAAACGACAGTTGAGCTAAGACTGAATGTACTTTTCATATGATATCCCGTAAAAAAGGAACTTGTGGTTTTTCCCTTATTTAGTTCCCTTAAAAGATAGCGTAAACGTCCACAATTGCTAAAAGGTATTACATGATGTTTTCCAGGAATCGACTCACCATTATCGTGTAAGCaggtaaatcgaaaaaaaattggcatttttacatataaagtgaTAGCATCATATTTGGATCACCCATTAGACATTTTAGTATATTCACTTACATTTACTAAGAGAAATATTTACTaagctttttgtataaaaatataatcaccaAAACgtctatattttttgaataagttaaaaaataaacagtaactaacattatataaaatttaaaatagagaccTTTAGGcgaaaaaatttaatgcttctcgcgttagggcggtttcagactagcgttttatacgcgcgtataatctcgttttttgaagtgcatgtaggcgcgtataggcgcgtcgttttccatacgcgcaactcgtacgagcgtagacgcgcttataagctcgtattatccatgttgatactgaATCACCACTATCGGTTGGAGCGAACACGCTgaaataagcccgtgtacgcgagtccggttttttgaagcgcgaaatgtagcgcgcgtgtaagcgcgtatgccgaaacgacgatATAGGGCGATTTCAGACTAACatatttttctgcgcgtatatcgtcgtttcggcatacgcgcttagggcggtttcagactagcgtttttttctgcgcgtatacggtcgtttcggcatacgcgcttacacgcgcgctacttttcgcgcttcaaaaaaccagacgcgcgtacacgggcttattccggcgttttcgctcgaaccggtagtggtgatttagtatcaacatggataataccagcttataagcgcgtctacgctcgtacgagttgcgcgtatggaaaacgacgcaCCTATActcgcctacatgcacttcaaaaaacgagattatacacgcgtataaaacgctagtctgaaaccgcccttacacgcgcgctacatttcgcgcttcaaaaaaccggactTGCATACACGAGCTTATTCCAGCGTGTTCGCTccaaccggtagtggtgatttagtatcaacatggataatacgagcttataagcgcgtctacgctcgtacgagttgcgcgcatggaaaacgacgcgcctatacgcgtCTACAAGCACTTCAAAAatcgagattatacgcgcgtataaaacgctagtctgaaaccgccctaacgCGAGAAGCATTCAATTTTTTCGCCTAAAGGTCTCTATACActctatattttaaattttatataatgttgtttactgtttattttttaacttagggcggtttcagactagcgttttatacgcgcgtataatctcgttttttgaagtgcatgtaggcgcgtataggcgcatcgttttccatacgcgcaactcgtacgagcgtagacgcgcttataagctcgtattatccatgttgatactaaatcaccactatcggttggagcgaacacgctgaaataagcccgtgtacgcgagtccggttttttgaagcgcgaaatgtagcgcgcgtgtaagcgcgtatgccgaaacgacgatATAGGGCGATTTCAGACTAACatatttttctgcgcgtatatcgtcgtttcggcatacgcgcttagggcggtttcagattagcgtttttttctgcgcgtatacggtcgtttcggcatacgcgcttacacgcgcgctacttttcgcgcttcaaaaaaccagacgcgcgtacacgggcttattccggcgttttcgctcgaaccggtagtggtgatttagtatcaacatggataatacgagcttataagcgcgtctacgctcgtacgagttgcgcgtatggaaaacgacgcaCCTATActcgcctacatgcacttcaaaaaacgagattatacacgcgtataaaacgctagtctgaaaccgcccttacacgcgcgctacatttcgcgcttcaaaaaaccggactTGCATACACGAGCTTATTCCAGCGTGTTCGCTccaaccggtagtggtgatttagtatcaacatggataatacgagcttataagcgcgtctacgctcgtacgagttgcgcgcatggaaaacgacgcgcctatacgcgtCTACAAGCACTTCAAAAatcgagattatacgcgcgtataaaacgctagtctgaaaccgccctaacgCGAGAAGCATTCAATTTTTTCGCCTAAAGGTCTCTATACActctatattttaaattttatataatgttgtttactgtttattttttaacttagggcggtttcagactagcgttttatacgcgcgtataatctcgttttttgaagtgcatgtaggcgcgtataggcgcatcgttttccatacgcgcaactcgtacgagcgtagacgcgcttataagctcgtattatccatgttgatactaaatcaccactatcggttggagcgaacacgctgaaataagcccgtgtacgcgagtccggttttttgaagcgcgaaatgtagcgcgcgtgtaagcgcgtatgccgaaacgacgatATAGGGCGATTTCAGACTAACatatttttctgcgcgtatatcgtcgtttcggcatacgcgcttagggcggtttcagattagcgtttttttctgcgcgtatacggtcgtttcggcatacgcgcttacacgcgcgctacttttcgcgcttcaaaaaagcagacgcgcgtacacgggcttattccggcgttttcgctcgaaccggtagtggtgatttagtatcaacatggataataccagcttataagcgcgtctacgctcgtacgagttgcgcgtatggaaaacgacgcaCCTATActcgcctacatgcacttcaaaaaacgagattatacacgcgtataaaacgctagtctgaaaccgcccttacacgcgcgctacatttcgcgcttcaaaaaaccggactTGCATACACGAGCTTATTCCAGCGTGTTCGCTccaaccggtagtggtgatttagtatcaacatggataatacgagcttataagcgcgtctacgctcgtacgagttgcgcgcatggaaaacgacgcgcctatgCGCGCCTACaagcacttcaaaaaacgagattatacgcgcatataaaacgctagtctgaaaccgccctaacgCGAGAAGCATTCAATTTTTTCGCCTAAAGGTCatttactgtttattttttaacttagggcggtttcagactagcgttttatacgcgcgtatgatctcgttttttgaagtgcatgtaggcgcgcataggcgcgtcgttttccatacgcgcaattcgtacgagcgtagacgcgcttataagctcgtattatccatgttgatactaaatcaccactacctgTTGGAGCGAACACGTTgaaataagcccgtgtacgcgagtccggttttttgaagcgcgaaatgtggcgcgcgtgtaagcgcgtatgccgaaacgacgatatacgcgcagaaaaatacgctagtctgaaaccgccctaaggATAGAATATGCAATTCACTTTTCAATTCGAAATgtagtaaattatataaataatatgagccTTTTATTAAACTCCCGCTCTTGGATCCACTATCGGATCCCGCTCAATAGTCACCAACGTAGttgaaaataaatcacaaaGCAGATAATAACGGTGaaatacagaaaaaataaaGTGTATGCATTTTGGATAAGTATGCGAGTATGTATGTGGGCGCGCACTGCCACTGGTTGAAGACAGCTGTATAAATGGCCAGCGGTCCGACCAGTTGTCGGCAAGTTTATATTTAGTTGATACGAATCAGTGGCGGGGGAGAGTCGATCGACCCCGGCATCATTTCAAACACCATTTTCGACGCGAATTTGCCGAAAAATCATTCTAACGATTGGCACGCTTGTCGTCGGCCATTTTGGCGCCCATTTGAAATGCACGAACGACCGCCATTTCGCGATTTCGCCGATGCAAAACAAAATCGTAGGCGATAGAGGCAAAGTTCTAGCGGAAAAGTGCTGTCAACGCGCTTATCCGCTTCCAATGAAACGAGACATAAACAAAACACTCATGCATCGCATTAATTGCGTCTACTTCGGCACTTCTTCGTGATCgcttctatatttatatatatataattcacaGGTAAGCATGTATAACTTGTAATTTTAATGATCGCCATCTATCTCAATAGTGTAATTTGCCTAATTGCACTTTCACAACAAGGtttgtgtttgttatttttgaaCGCATTGCACATTTGGTCGAATGTGACGATCGATCTATTTAATATCCGGTCCGGTATGCATTAGCTAGTATGTACTTCGACTAGTAAATATAAGGAAGAGGGATTTCCGTATTTTATATTCGCGTTGTATATCGTAATAGCGTTTAAAATTCGACCTTGATATGTTGAACATTTAGATATTGGCAAAACTCCGAGTGTTTGTgagtttgaatttaaatttcgtTTTTACAGTTGAGGCGAAAAccttgaaatatattatttaatgttttaatatCCAATTTAATccaaattcataaatataatatttattagctAAGATTCATTTGCAAACTCTCGACGCAAAAACGGTAAATATCgtatttattttactaaatcTTGTAATAAATGTCTTGCAAATGTAAAACTGCTTGAAAATATCGATAACAGTAAAAGGCGATAATCCAATTCACATAGTAACGTAGAATTTGCATCGTTTATTtcagtaataaattaattttaatcgatCAAATAAATGGGTTACATTGTTTGGTCTATGTAAATGcagctatttttcattttgattataaaataaaaataaaaatggagtAATATTAACGTTGAGAACGTTGCCGATAATGATGCtccttttcattattaaattattgcactacatatattattttatcatcaaCTGgcgtttatttattgtttttgatcGAGAGGTCAATAACTACATATACACTAGTTAGCaactactatatgtatatgtatgtacatacacaatatctacatacatacatatgtatttatactacTATACGTTTGACAATGAAGATTTCTctcgaaaaatacatatttattacaagtTTTATTGAACCGTAACAGAAAAACCACGACCGATATAAATGTCTCTAGGGAAGATTGATATCGGATAGTTATGAGGCAATAAggaaatatattaaatgtttctGAAACCACttccaaattataatattttgtcatttaagagggctggacaccagcgctttgtccatacaaacgtattacacttctcccttcctcaattatggcactagatttatttatttatttatttatttatttaacatattagccaaagtgacattacagagatctccaacgcgtcactgtggccggtcattcagtaataataacatcataacagtaataataacttataaaaataacaatattgacacaacatcattaaaatcataaaatcataaaaaaaaacatagataaagtaataacaatcattcatatttataataggcaaaatcaaccactggcattcctcaacaaccactcaaccagattagtatattttatattgaagaggtcaatttcaccagaaatccggttgagcagatatatagccctagatataggagccgttgtcaacatatttgtgcgagccacaggaggaacaaacaaatcacgatatctcaagtccctgaatttgctaggtgcattaaacctaaattcatttagaacctgaggattgtgaattatcccattcaacagcttaaaaaagtgccttcccagtaacatattccgacgagactccaatgagttgaaacctaacgcccctaataggaatgcactaggatatagccaaggataataaccatactgtttcaaataaagatatctgagaaaccgtttttggattctctcaatcttcaatgaatgagttatatgggtaggattccatataatagaagaaaattctagaatactacgtactaaagattcataaagaattttaagcaccaacgtactctggaaaggtttgctaactcttagtaagaatcccagcatttttgtggctcgcaaacaaatattgtctatgtgtcgtttaaattgaaaattattcgagaacaagacccccaaatcacaatattcatccacaaactttaattcaacaccacttaggcgatatggataaatcaagcgatttgaagatcttgccacattgagaacacagcatttttgaatgctaaaaaataatttattatcgacagaccaacttgacagcgcatctaagtccaattggagaagggctgcgtcactatgagacttaactgtcataaaaatcttaaggtcatcggcgaataaaagatagtctgaatacttgattatttttgagatgtcattaatgtaaattaaaaagaataattattttttaatatgctatggatatccaccattgggatgcatctatcgttttatttttttgattagttattttttataggagctaggagccgccaaacatctataaaatcgcctcttttttacacccacgaaaagagtccagcgtgcttatttaacggtcgatttaaaaaaaaatacgcgcatagttgcacagaaaatatctttctcataccgatgatgaaatttttttaaaaattggtccagtttcggaggagaaaataggagaatacgaaacctcgattttgtcgatttaaaatacgtattatctggtcgaagcgaaactgtcgcaatcactcaatatatatgtatatatatcgaagaaaggaacggcaacaaaattaaggtttcgggtgtacagccctctaaACAGACCAGTCCCACATGAGTATTTCACAACATGCACCATCTCTTATCAGTGTTTTATGGATCATTTGCGTTGAACAATGTTTACAAACTGTGGTGCGCGTTCCCACTCCTACTCCACACACCacaaatatgtttatatgtatatatatttggaaCTGATAAGATAAAacgtaacatatgtaaataacttACTTGTCATTATGCACTATTTTGGCTTCAGAATTACAATTAATTTAACAGGCCACAATCTAGAACCGCCAGATCGACTCTTTGGGTTTAGGGTTTCGGTCTAaaatgccattttttttatttatttctagaaTGTGGCCTGTTATGTATATTGCGCTAGTGTCTCGAGTCTTCATTCAATCAAATTGAACAAGTGGGATTAAACGGGGCGAATCACTTGTTCCTTTTAAAGCAATGCAGTTATCGTCGACTTAAACTAATTTGCGAGACCTTCGCCTCTGACACTTGTCCTCTTTCATTGCTTGGGAACATTGAACGGATTTAAACAGCGCTGGATCCTACCGGaatgtttatttaaagttttgttCTATTTCTAGTCCAAAACATAAACGTGCAAAATGCGAACGTTTAAATTTGGCACAAGAAAACCTTGTTTACTCTAGATATAGTTGGTTTCTGCTCAATtatcattgtttttttattattgttcttTCTCTGTGTAGTTGTGTCTCTCTATGtatctcatatacatacatatacatatgtagtttcttattagtattttaatacaatttacaGTTGATATATCAACTCGATTACCTTAGGCGTAATTTGATTTTGGGAGtcctctctccccccccccccctcccttacaaataattaatgccatttttttacaaacctcctttacgttccAGTTACGactacaattcaggaaaaaatttgcctcttatccgatcgttttcatactatgccatattgctcattttggtcatcaatataagtaaatggatcttccgccattacgatagagataaaatatcgtttaagacgcgtttcaagtttgcaaattttaaatctgggtgacgtctatgtagtctttagttttgggtttggtgcaaacgatcgaaaagcgccagacagattgaagcacagattaactggatggctgctttaagcgcaattctcgacttcacgaatgaaaaattgcacatcagatgacgattaacctttcgatgtgcacagatgcaattattaaaatggtaattattaaaattgagttggatctttctggcgagtttagtAAGGCataattcggaactaaagtatgagaagcacagaacgtatacagggtaggtatgtcgggacttcgggtagatttcgcttagtgtaagtgcgagcagtgcccACGCATAAGGTAcgcgtgtcgttaatctgtggttcagtctgtctggcgcttttcgatcgtttgcaccgcatcgtttagttttatacatagatggcggtggtaaaataaaattattggtatttttattcaaaataatagtttatatgtcttaatattatatacaaaactaaaaaagaggtttgtttttaaaaaacttttttttacatggtatttttattacatacatatattatttaattaaaaaaatgttaaaattgaaacagtttattatatgtaattagccagcagcatgacttggtggttgg containing:
- the Rtc1 gene encoding RNA terminal phosphate cyclase 1; amino-acid sequence: MPAIARENNLFTYRGCNFLRQRLLLSTLSGKPIKIIDIRSTDDEPGLREFEINLIRLFDKITNGTKVELGETGTSLYYHPGILIGGQFTHECCTQRGIGYYLETLIALGPFCKEPINVTLRGITQSSNDVSVDKVKAAAFPILLKFILVDDGLSLKINKRGAPPHGGGEVHFTCPVRRLLRPLQWNSWGLVKRIRGVVYALRVSPAIANRIVESSKGVMLKFLPDVYINTDQCRGAIAGKSPGYGISLVAETNAGTFYCSELTSVVPGPGIENSVPEDLGKQCSFGLLDEIYRGGTADSAFQWLIALWMALGPKDVSTCTIGPLSDYTISFLQHLKEFFNCTFKLETSKGAGDDESSDDDDEDDTKLPGSQKVILTCVGIGFSNISKIAM